From the genome of Candidatus Poribacteria bacterium, one region includes:
- a CDS encoding undecaprenyl-phosphate glucose phosphotransferase: protein MNSKTLDHLLIAITVLLDFCFVATAIVVAYWVRFESGWTPKVLALHKGGTPPLDDYFRLIPLMAIIWLMTLKALKLYRPESNATFSAFWTLCKAAGISLIATLAALFFIYHHDAYSRWVMLLATGFSLVWLFLGRLVLHRFRQSIHAQGVGVNRLAIVGNSDTRVEKLINVLNAKSDSGYEVVGIIDEIAISSQQSAVSQETGMEDWQKGRMEGRGTAHSSPLPPFHQNAEDFRQSKVSDSQLQCLGTSQEVLELVRKHRLDTLFIVSPTVPNDTILQILHACEGVPVQINVLPELSEFITDSRDTITFFDDIPVLQLRETPMQGGRGIVKRLIDIALSASALIVLSPFMVIIAIAIRLTSPGSAIFHQERVGRGGKPFRIYKFRSMRVDAEKKVGHVWAKSDDPRQTALGKFLRRWSLDELPQFFNVLKGDMSLVGPRPEMSGLIDTFSESVPHYLARQRVKSGMTGWAQVNGLRGNTSLEERISHDRYYIENWSLALDIKIILKTLWAIKKGSR, encoded by the coding sequence ATGAACAGTAAAACGCTCGATCATTTGCTTATCGCGATCACAGTGCTATTAGATTTCTGTTTCGTCGCCACCGCAATCGTCGTAGCATACTGGGTCCGATTTGAATCGGGTTGGACCCCTAAAGTCCTCGCCTTGCATAAAGGAGGCACCCCGCCTCTTGACGACTATTTTCGACTCATCCCACTGATGGCAATAATCTGGCTCATGACATTGAAAGCGTTAAAACTTTATCGTCCGGAAAGCAACGCGACGTTTTCGGCGTTCTGGACCCTCTGCAAAGCCGCTGGTATCTCGCTCATCGCCACGTTAGCCGCACTCTTTTTCATCTATCATCACGATGCTTATTCGCGTTGGGTTATGCTCTTAGCTACCGGTTTCAGTCTCGTCTGGTTGTTCTTGGGTCGATTGGTGCTCCACCGCTTTCGTCAATCAATTCACGCCCAAGGGGTCGGCGTAAATCGACTGGCAATTGTTGGGAACTCCGATACCCGCGTCGAAAAGCTTATCAACGTCCTGAACGCTAAATCGGATAGCGGTTACGAAGTGGTAGGGATAATCGATGAGATAGCCATCAGCAGTCAGCAGTCAGCAGTCAGTCAAGAGACTGGGATGGAAGACTGGCAGAAAGGAAGGATGGAAGGAAGGGGTACCGCCCACTCTTCCCCCCTTCCCCCCTTCCACCAAAATGCTGAAGATTTCCGACAGTCGAAGGTTTCCGATAGCCAATTGCAATGTCTCGGTACAAGTCAAGAAGTCCTTGAATTGGTGCGAAAACACCGACTTGATACGCTTTTCATCGTATCACCGACGGTGCCGAATGACACGATTTTGCAGATTCTCCACGCGTGCGAAGGGGTGCCAGTCCAAATCAATGTCCTGCCCGAACTCTCCGAATTTATCACGGACAGCAGAGATACCATTACCTTTTTTGATGATATACCGGTGCTACAATTAAGAGAGACACCGATGCAGGGCGGACGCGGCATCGTTAAACGCCTTATAGACATTGCTCTTAGCGCATCGGCGTTGATCGTGTTAAGCCCGTTCATGGTAATAATTGCGATCGCTATACGCTTGACTTCACCCGGCAGCGCGATTTTCCATCAGGAACGGGTCGGTAGAGGTGGAAAGCCGTTCCGTATCTACAAATTCCGCTCTATGCGCGTTGATGCTGAGAAAAAAGTTGGACATGTATGGGCAAAAAGCGATGATCCCCGGCAAACCGCACTTGGAAAATTCCTGAGACGCTGGAGTTTAGACGAACTGCCGCAATTCTTTAATGTTCTCAAGGGCGATATGAGCCTCGTCGGTCCCCGTCCAGAGATGTCCGGATTAATCGATACGTTCAGTGAATCGGTCCCACACTACCTCGCTCGGCAGCGCGTCAAATCTGGTATGACCGGGTGGGCACAAGTCAACGGTTTACGGGGCAATACCTCCCTTGAAGAGCGGATCTCTCATGACCGGTACTACATCGAAAACTGGTCTCTCGCCTTGGATATCAAGATCATTTTGAAAACACTCTGGGCAATTAAAAAGGGGTCGCGCTGA
- a CDS encoding acetylxylan esterase: protein MYDAATHFKNLYDTVPRAFEFRATTREELLSWQANFRPKLRDILGLNNMESDLEGYVPKAEQLEVLDMDNHFRESWYLWVEPTVPLPFYLLRPKTIEGKVPLILAPHGHNHPHLYAGIAHTEAEEEHMLEGERDIARQAAVEEGYIAIAPTTRAFGETRTDADKEANNTHSCRHQLVHSILVGRTPIGERVWDMSRLIDWAIEDLPIDAERIAITGNSGGGTVSLFAAACETRISVAVPSCYFCTFEGSIGMINHCECNYVPGVMRLGEMYDVAGLIAPRPFCAIAGRGDGIFPIDHVEFAYERLKNIYTVAGVADRCELFIGEGGHRYYKAGAWPFVRRYF from the coding sequence ATGTATGATGCCGCGACGCATTTTAAAAACTTATACGATACCGTTCCGAGAGCGTTTGAATTTCGGGCGACCACACGGGAAGAATTGTTATCATGGCAAGCCAATTTTCGTCCCAAGTTGCGAGATATCCTCGGCTTAAACAACATGGAATCCGACCTGGAAGGATACGTCCCGAAAGCAGAACAGCTCGAAGTCTTGGATATGGATAATCATTTCCGAGAGAGTTGGTATCTGTGGGTAGAGCCGACCGTGCCACTGCCGTTTTACCTACTCCGTCCGAAAACCATTGAAGGCAAAGTCCCACTGATCCTCGCACCGCATGGGCATAACCATCCACATCTCTACGCTGGCATCGCACACACAGAGGCAGAGGAAGAACACATGCTCGAAGGTGAGCGCGACATCGCCCGGCAGGCAGCCGTTGAGGAAGGCTATATCGCCATTGCACCGACGACGCGAGCGTTTGGCGAAACACGCACAGATGCCGATAAGGAAGCGAATAATACGCACTCCTGCCGACACCAGTTGGTTCATAGTATACTCGTTGGACGCACCCCGATTGGTGAGAGAGTATGGGATATGTCACGCCTCATTGATTGGGCGATAGAGGACTTACCGATAGATGCCGAACGCATCGCGATTACTGGGAACTCTGGCGGTGGAACCGTCTCACTTTTCGCCGCAGCATGTGAAACCCGAATTTCAGTTGCAGTGCCGAGTTGCTATTTCTGTACGTTTGAAGGGAGCATCGGCATGATTAATCATTGCGAATGCAACTATGTCCCAGGCGTTATGCGACTTGGAGAGATGTACGATGTCGCAGGCTTAATCGCACCGCGCCCGTTTTGTGCGATAGCAGGACGAGGGGACGGGATTTTCCCCATAGATCACGTCGAGTTCGCTTATGAACGTTTGAAAAATATCTACACAGTCGCTGGCGTTGCGGATAGATGCGAACTCTTTATCGGGGAGGGTGGACACCGTTATTATAAAGCCGGAGCATGGCCCTTTGTGCGGCGGTATTTTTAA